The following coding sequences lie in one Eubacterium ventriosum genomic window:
- a CDS encoding YdcP family protein, translated as MELKHVIPNMEKTFGNLEFAGENKVEQRRINGRMTVVSRSFNLYSDVQRADDIIVVLPASAGEKNFESEEKVKLINPKITAEGYKIGTRGFTNYILSADDMVKA; from the coding sequence ATGGAATTAAAACACGTTATCCCGAACATGGAAAAGACATTCGGAAATTTAGAGTTTGCAGGTGAGAATAAAGTGGAACAGCGTAGGATCAACGGACGTATGACGGTAGTTTCCCGTAGCTTCAACCTTTATTCGGACGTACAGAGGGCAGATGATATTATCGTCGTGCTGCCTGCGTCTGCTGGTGAGAAGAACTTTGAATCAGAGGAAAAGGTAAAACTTATCAATCCCAAAATTACCGCAGAGGGCTATAAAATCGGCACAAGAGGATTCACAAACTATATCCTGTCAGCAGACGATATGGTGAAAGCATAA
- a CDS encoding YdcP family protein: MRLANGIIIDKEKTFGVLKFSALRREVHIQNEDGTVSEEIKLRTYDLKCKEQGRMIQVSIPAAVPLKEFDYNAEVEIINPVADTVATATFQGADVDWYIKADDIVLKNKRVSKNATELPNKN; the protein is encoded by the coding sequence ATGAGATTAGCAAACGGAATCATCATTGATAAGGAAAAGACATTCGGAGTATTGAAGTTCTCGGCATTGCGTCGTGAGGTACATATCCAGAATGAGGACGGTACGGTTTCTGAAGAAATCAAATTACGTACCTACGATTTGAAGTGCAAGGAACAAGGACGTATGATACAGGTAAGTATTCCTGCTGCTGTTCCGTTAAAGGAATTTGACTACAACGCAGAGGTGGAAATCATCAATCCTGTGGCTGATACGGTGGCAACTGCTACCTTTCAAGGGGCAGACGTTGACTGGTATATCAAGGCAGATGATATTGTTTTGAAAAATAAACGAGTGTCTAAAAACGCTACTGAACTACCAAATAAAAACTGA
- a CDS encoding helicase HerA domain-containing protein yields MPLYKKRGNRIRASDKSLVFRFSASSLFLLFLAVIMLLNLKAILTTDWKSVHLMQDGSVHFTVTPYMIVTIIVAALVCVIAAFLYRRFQYDRVKQLFHRQKLAKMILENGWYESETTQDSGFFKDLPATSKKEKITYFPKLYYRMDNGLLYIRTEITLGKYQDQLLHLEKKLETGLYCELVSKELKDSYVEYVLLYDTIANRITINEVQAENGSLRLMKNVWWEYDKLPHMLIAGGTGGGKTYFILTIIEALLRCNAVMYVLDPKNADLADLSVVMPEVYYKKEDITACIDRFYDGMMARSEDMKLMENYKTGENYAYLGLAPHFLIFDEYVAFMEMLTTKENAAVLNKLKQIVMLGRQAGYFLILACQRPDAKYLGDGIRDQFNFRVALGRMSELGYSMMFGEVDKDFFLKQIKGRGYVDTGTSVISEFYTPFVPKGHDFLREIGILSQNRQDGQAACEAKAAGTD; encoded by the coding sequence ATGCCACTATACAAAAAAAGAGGAAACCGTATCAGAGCCAGTGACAAGTCGCTGGTTTTTCGTTTCTCGGCTAGTTCACTGTTCCTGTTGTTCCTTGCTGTGATTATGCTGCTGAACCTAAAAGCAATCCTAACAACGGACTGGAAATCGGTTCATCTTATGCAAGATGGTAGCGTCCATTTTACCGTCACGCCATACATGATAGTTACAATCATTGTGGCAGCTCTGGTCTGTGTGATTGCTGCCTTTTTGTACCGAAGATTCCAGTATGACAGGGTAAAGCAGCTCTTTCACCGTCAAAAGCTGGCAAAGATGATTCTTGAAAATGGCTGGTATGAATCGGAAACCACACAGGACAGCGGATTTTTCAAGGATTTACCAGCGACCAGCAAAAAAGAGAAAATTACCTATTTTCCAAAACTGTATTACCGTATGGATAACGGACTATTGTATATCCGTACAGAAATTACGCTGGGGAAATATCAAGACCAGCTTTTACACTTGGAAAAGAAGCTGGAAACAGGCTTATATTGTGAGCTGGTTTCCAAAGAATTAAAGGACAGCTACGTTGAGTATGTCTTACTCTATGACACTATCGCAAACCGTATCACCATCAATGAAGTACAGGCTGAAAATGGCAGCTTGCGTCTAATGAAAAATGTCTGGTGGGAGTATGACAAGCTCCCACACATGCTGATTGCTGGCGGCACTGGTGGCGGTAAAACTTACTTTATCCTCACTATCATTGAAGCTCTGCTCCGTTGCAATGCAGTCATGTATGTGTTAGACCCGAAGAACGCTGACCTTGCGGATTTATCCGTCGTCATGCCAGAAGTCTATTACAAAAAGGAAGATATAACCGCCTGTATTGATAGGTTCTATGACGGTATGATGGCAAGAAGTGAAGATATGAAGCTCATGGAAAACTACAAGACAGGTGAAAACTATGCCTATCTCGGTCTTGCTCCGCACTTTTTAATCTTTGATGAATATGTGGCGTTTATGGAAATGCTGACGACAAAGGAAAACGCTGCTGTGCTGAATAAGCTCAAACAGATAGTCATGCTCGGACGACAGGCAGGTTACTTTCTTATTCTCGCCTGTCAGCGACCAGACGCAAAATACCTCGGTGACGGAATCCGTGACCAGTTCAACTTCCGTGTCGCATTGGGGCGTATGTCAGAACTGGGCTATTCCATGATGTTCGGAGAAGTAGACAAGGACTTTTTTCTGAAACAGATCAAAGGACGTGGCTATGTCGATACAGGAACAAGTGTCATATCCGAGTTTTACACTCCCTTTGTACCAAAAGGACACGATTTTCTAAGAGAAATAGGCATACTCTCACAAAACAGGCAGGACGGACAGGCGGCGTGCGAAGCAAAAGCCGCAGGTACGGACTAG
- a CDS encoding DUF3789 domain-containing protein, which yields MKHILFDFFLFSLGAGFGVVTMCLMQSAKAADREIEMMERRKR from the coding sequence ATGAAGCATATCTTATTTGACTTCTTCCTGTTCTCACTTGGGGCAGGATTCGGAGTAGTGACTATGTGTCTTATGCAGTCTGCAAAAGCCGCAGACAGAGAAATTGAAATGATGGAAAGGAGAAAGAGATAA
- a CDS encoding antirestriction protein ArdA: protein MQEMRIYLLNNTKPYHDEDDGYSGDWFNCPINFDEVREKLGVENEEQVEIADYELPFHINTDTPIWEINALCRFVLEIDGTPIGNEMKAIQQKWFDSFEDFIDHKDEIRYYDVGDGAALAEYLICEENIFGEIPHELQKHIDYHSYGNELEMDDRYLFTTSGVFRYQ from the coding sequence ATGCAGGAAATGCGAATCTACCTGTTAAACAATACAAAACCTTACCACGACGAGGACGACGGTTACTCTGGCGACTGGTTCAACTGCCCGATAAATTTTGATGAAGTCAGAGAAAAGTTAGGTGTAGAGAATGAGGAACAGGTCGAGATTGCAGACTATGAGCTGCCATTCCATATCAACACCGACACACCGATATGGGAAATCAACGCCCTTTGCCGCTTCGTGCTGGAAATAGACGGTACGCCTATCGGTAACGAAATGAAAGCCATTCAGCAGAAATGGTTTGACAGCTTCGAGGACTTTATCGACCATAAGGACGAGATACGTTACTATGATGTGGGTGACGGTGCAGCACTGGCAGAATACCTTATCTGTGAGGAAAATATATTCGGTGAGATTCCCCACGAATTACAGAAGCATATCGACTACCATTCCTACGGAAACGAGCTGGAAATGGACGACAGATACCTTTTCACAACAAGCGGTGTATTCCGTTATCAGTAA
- a CDS encoding antirestriction protein ArdA → MRIYIANLGKYNEGELVGAWFTPPVDYDEMAERIGLNDEYEEYAIHDYELPFEIDEYTPIEEVNRLCEMVEDLPEDIQDELSELLCYYSSLEELCEHADDIIHYPDCDDMTDVAYYFIDECQSLGEIPDRIRNYIDYEAYGRDLDLEGRFVVTNHGVFECPY, encoded by the coding sequence ATGCGAATCTATATCGCCAATCTGGGGAAATATAACGAGGGTGAGCTTGTAGGTGCGTGGTTCACACCGCCTGTCGATTATGATGAGATGGCAGAACGTATCGGCTTGAATGATGAATACGAGGAATACGCAATCCATGATTATGAGCTGCCCTTTGAGATTGACGAATACACACCCATTGAGGAAGTCAACCGCCTGTGTGAAATGGTGGAGGACTTACCAGAGGACATACAGGACGAGCTTTCAGAGCTGCTCTGCTATTACAGCAGCTTGGAGGAATTGTGCGAACACGCAGACGACATTATCCATTATCCCGATTGTGACGATATGACAGACGTTGCCTATTACTTCATAGATGAATGTCAAAGCCTTGGTGAGATACCAGACAGGATAAGGAACTACATAGACTATGAAGCCTACGGTCGTGACCTTGATTTAGAGGGGCGTTTTGTCGTCACCAATCATGGCGTGTTTGAATGTCCGTATTAG
- a CDS encoding conjugal transfer protein produces the protein MKKIKSYTSIWSVEKVIYAINDFQLPFPLTFSQMAWFVVSLFVVILFGELPPFNMIDGAFLKYFGIPVAFTWFVSQKTFDGKKPFGFLKSCISFFLRPKVTYAGKAIKLKNEKFNTAVTAVRSVMYVPD, from the coding sequence ATGAAGAAAATCAAAAGCTATACAAGCATTTGGAGCGTGGAAAAAGTCATTTATGCCATTAACGACTTTCAACTCCCGTTCCCTCTCACGTTCAGTCAGATGGCATGGTTTGTCGTGTCGCTGTTCGTGGTTATCCTCTTTGGGGAGCTGCCGCCCTTTAACATGATTGACGGTGCGTTCCTCAAATACTTTGGAATCCCTGTCGCTTTTACATGGTTCGTGTCACAAAAGACCTTTGACGGGAAAAAGCCTTTTGGGTTCTTGAAATCCTGTATCTCGTTCTTCCTGCGACCAAAAGTGACCTATGCAGGAAAAGCCATCAAGCTGAAAAATGAAAAATTCAATACCGCTGTTACAGCAGTTAGGAGTGTGATGTATGTTCCCGATTAA
- a CDS encoding ATP-binding protein: MFPIKYIENNLVFNHDGECFAYYELTPYNYSFLSPEEKYMVHDNFRQLIAQNRDGKIHALQIATEDSLRAVQERSKKGITGRLKEIACKKVDEQTEALVEMIGENQIDYRFFLGFKLLVNEEEISLKGMKKSAAMTFADFIYEVNHKLMGDFVSMSNDEINRFMKMEKLLESKISRRFQFRRLDKNDFGYLLEHIYGNTGVAYSDYTYELPVKKLKRETLVKRYDLIRPTRCMIEENQRYLKIEREDQTTYVAYFTINNIVGELDFPSSEIFYYQQQQFTFPISTSMNVEIVTNKKALTTVRNKKKELKDLDNHAWESNNETGSNVMDALDSVNELETSLDQSKESMYKLSYVIRVAADSLDELKRRCDEVKDFYDDLNVKLVRPFGDMLGLHGEFIPSSKRYINDYIQYVTSDFLAGLGFGATQQLGETDGIYIGYNLDTGKNVYLKPSLAAQGVKGSVTNALAAAFLGSLGGGKSFCNNLIIYYAVLFGGKAVIVDPKSERGNWQETLPDIAHEIKIVNLTSEDRNKGLLDPYVIMKRTKDAESLAIDILTFLTGISSRDGEKFPVLRRAIRSVTQSKQRGLLHVIDELRKDGSPVAENIADHIESMTDYDFAHLLFSDGDVEQSISLDRQLNIIQVADLVLPDKDTKFEEYTTMELLSVAMLIVISTFALDFIHSDRSIFKMVDLDEAWTFLQVAQGKTLSNKLIRAGRSMNAAVYFVTQNSGDVDDEKMKNNIGLKFAFRSTDIKEIKNTLEFFGVDKEDEGNQKRLRDLENGQCLFQDLYGRVGVIQIHPVFADLFHAFDTRPPVQTEESR, encoded by the coding sequence ATGTTCCCGATTAAATATATCGAAAACAATCTGGTGTTCAACCATGACGGTGAGTGCTTCGCCTACTATGAGCTGACACCTTACAATTATTCGTTCCTGTCACCAGAGGAAAAGTACATGGTGCATGACAACTTCCGTCAGCTTATCGCCCAGAACCGTGACGGGAAAATCCATGCCTTACAGATTGCCACAGAAGACAGCTTGCGTGCGGTGCAGGAACGCTCAAAGAAAGGAATCACAGGCAGGTTGAAAGAGATAGCCTGTAAAAAGGTAGACGAACAGACCGAAGCGTTGGTTGAGATGATTGGGGAAAATCAGATTGACTACCGCTTTTTTCTTGGCTTCAAGCTGCTGGTGAATGAGGAAGAAATCAGCTTAAAGGGCATGAAAAAATCAGCGGCTATGACCTTTGCCGATTTTATCTATGAGGTCAATCACAAGCTCATGGGCGACTTTGTTTCCATGAGCAATGATGAAATCAACCGATTCATGAAGATGGAAAAGCTGCTGGAAAGTAAAATATCAAGACGTTTCCAGTTCCGCAGACTGGATAAGAACGACTTCGGGTATCTCTTGGAACATATCTACGGAAACACGGGTGTTGCGTACAGTGATTATACCTATGAGCTGCCTGTCAAGAAGCTAAAGCGTGAAACGCTGGTAAAGCGATATGACCTTATCCGTCCGACACGCTGCATGATAGAGGAAAACCAACGATACCTAAAGATTGAACGTGAAGATCAGACAACGTATGTTGCCTACTTCACGATTAACAATATCGTGGGTGAGCTGGACTTCCCATCTTCGGAAATCTTCTACTATCAACAGCAGCAATTCACGTTTCCTATTTCCACTTCCATGAATGTAGAGATTGTAACGAATAAGAAAGCCTTAACCACAGTCCGTAATAAGAAAAAGGAATTGAAAGATTTGGATAACCATGCGTGGGAATCCAATAACGAAACAGGAAGTAATGTCATGGACGCTCTGGATTCGGTGAATGAGCTGGAAACCAGCTTAGACCAGTCAAAGGAATCCATGTATAAATTATCTTACGTTATCCGTGTAGCTGCTGATTCTCTGGACGAGCTGAAACGACGCTGTGATGAAGTCAAGGACTTCTACGACGATTTGAATGTGAAGCTGGTACGCCCATTCGGGGATATGCTCGGCTTACATGGTGAATTTATCCCATCAAGCAAGCGTTACATCAATGACTATATCCAGTATGTCACTTCTGACTTTCTCGCTGGTCTTGGATTCGGTGCGACACAGCAGCTTGGGGAAACGGACGGTATCTATATCGGTTACAACCTTGACACAGGGAAAAATGTATATCTAAAACCCAGCCTTGCCGCACAGGGCGTAAAAGGCTCTGTCACCAACGCATTAGCGGCAGCGTTCCTCGGTTCGCTCGGCGGTGGCAAGTCATTCTGTAACAACCTTATCATCTATTATGCGGTGCTGTTTGGAGGGAAAGCGGTCATTGTAGACCCGAAATCAGAGCGTGGCAACTGGCAGGAAACACTACCCGATATTGCACATGAAATCAAGATAGTCAACCTTACCAGTGAGGACAGGAACAAAGGACTTCTCGACCCGTATGTGATTATGAAGCGTACAAAGGACGCTGAAAGCCTTGCGATTGATATTTTAACATTCCTTACGGGCATTTCTTCCCGTGATGGTGAGAAGTTCCCTGTCCTTAGACGTGCAATCCGTTCCGTTACGCAAAGTAAGCAGCGAGGACTACTCCATGTCATTGATGAATTAAGGAAAGACGGTTCGCCTGTTGCAGAAAATATCGCAGACCATATCGAGAGCATGACAGACTATGACTTTGCACACCTCTTATTCTCGGACGGTGATGTGGAGCAATCCATCAGCTTAGACAGGCAGCTCAACATCATACAGGTAGCAGACCTTGTGCTGCCAGATAAGGACACAAAATTTGAAGAATACACTACTATGGAATTATTGTCAGTGGCAATGCTTATCGTCATCAGTACCTTTGCCTTAGACTTTATCCATTCAGACCGCAGTATTTTCAAGATGGTGGATTTGGACGAAGCATGGACGTTTTTACAGGTGGCACAGGGAAAGACTCTCTCTAACAAGTTGATTCGTGCTGGTCGTTCCATGAACGCCGCTGTTTACTTCGTCACACAAAACTCTGGTGATGTGGACGACGAGAAAATGAAGAACAATATCGGCTTGAAGTTTGCCTTTAGAAGCACGGATATAAAGGAAATCAAGAATACCCTTGAATTTTTCGGCGTGGATAAGGAGGACGAGGGCAACCAGAAGCGATTGCGTGACTTAGAGAACGGACAATGCCTGTTTCAAGATTTGTATGGGCGTGTAGGTGTTATCCAGATTCACCCTGTATTCGCTGATTTGTTCCATGCCTTTGATACCAGACCGCCCGTACAGACGGAAGAATCGAGGTGA